The window AATATATACTGCAAGTAAACTATTCGCTTAACATTTTATCATATTTCCTATTACCCGTCAACTTGTATGGTGAGTATCTCAAGTATTCGTACTTGTTAATTCCATCATCATACATAGATAGATACTATTAATCTTTTCCTATATCATATATCCAATGTTATAGGATTAAAAGGGTTAATTTTTTAATAAGCCATTAAATAAAGCATGTTGCAGTACACCTTTATTATCATATGTATATTCCCAAAAAACAATACCACCTAGATCTCTCGATTTAACATACGTTGTTTTTTCTTTAATTGACTCTGCATCTTCATACGTTATAAAACGATTACCATCAAAAAGGTATGGTGCTTTGGCATCTTCATCCCAGTAACGGACATACCCATTTTTATCAATATAGTTATCCGTCAGTGTAGAAAAAGTAAATATATCTGAGTCTGGTGAATGACTTTCCTGATTTAGCCCATGGTTAACTACATCAACATTAGACCATCCACGGCCATAGAAAGCTGCACCTAATACCAGTTTTTTAGTCGGTATTCCTTTTTTTACTAGATATTCAATTTCATCATGTGCACTGGGTCTATCAGGATCTTTTTTTGATACATATAAGTTGGTGTGATGACCTGTTCTTGTATCTTTCTCATTTACTAAGTCATAAGTCATGATGTTGATATAATCTAAATACTGAACGATTTTTTCTAACTCTGTATTTTCCCAATAATTTTTTCCTGCAACAACAGCAATGGTCAACATATAATACTTGTCATCTTTCTCCCCTTCTTCATCCAGCTTATCTCTTAATAGCTTCAACATAAGTGTAAAATTTTCTCTATCTTCTGGACGGGATACTATACCAGCGTAGGATGAACCAGGATACTCCCAGTCAATATCAATACCATCAAAATTATGTGTACGCATAAACGTTACGGCACTATCCACAAAACACTTTCTTGACGCCTCCGTCAATGCCGCATCTGAAAAACCTTCTGCACCTAATCCGCCAATAGAAATTAGTATGTTTAGCTGAGGGTTTACATGTCTCAGTTTTTTTAGCTCCCCAATCTTTTTTAAATGATTGCCATGAACCTTATGTTGGTCAATTGATGCAAAGGCATAGTTAATGTGTGTCAGCTTAGTGGCATCAACAGCCTCCATATTCAATTGCTCATGGTCTTCTAGATAACTGATAATGTTAAATTGATTCTCGTTCTTGTCTGTCTTCCTCATGTGTATGACTCCCTTCATTTAGATTAATAACTATAGGACTTTCTCGTGTACTGCCAGATTTTCATTGTAAACTACTACTTGATTGTTTTATGCCATGTGTTCTTTAACGCACTTAAATAAGATAGTGAACCGAAACCGATAATCACATCGTCAGGTTTAGCCAACTCTAAGCTTATTTTTACGGCATTCTCAATGGTATCACCATTGATTACATGGCTACAAAACTGTTTAGCTATAATGGCTCCTTCTTTACTCGAAAGGGCTCTTTGATGATTGGGGGTAACCGTTATGATGGTATCAGCTAGTGGTGCTGTTATTTCCAATATTCTTTTGTAATCTTTATCTTTAAATACTCCAAAAATAAATAGGATATTTTTTTCTGGAAAATACGCTTCAATTGACTGTCTTAAAGCTTGTGCTGCTTGGACATTATGGGCACCATCCAATACAATAAATGGGTTTTCAGATACAATTTCAAATCGATAAGGCCATCTTGCTTTGGCTAAGCCCTCTTTTATACTCTCTTCATCCATATGAAAGCCTTTGTTTATTAAAACATTAGCCACCTCAATAGCTGTAATAGCATTCTTAATCTGATGTTTGCCTAATAAATGAATACGCATTTCTTTAAAGGCTTTATACGAAAAAACTTGTCCTTTATAAGACGTCTCTAGCAAAGAATAATCGTTAACCTCTGCTATGTGAAGCTTGGCCTTGTTTTCTTGGCACTCAGTTCTAATTACTTCCATAATGGTATCATTTTGTTGATAAAGAACCACCTCACTATTTGGTTTGATGATACCTGCTTTTTGATAAGCAATCTTCTCAATGCTATCTCCAAGAAAATTGGTATGATCCATGCCTATAGCCGTTATGACGCAACAGGTTGTTGCTTCCATAACATTTGTGGCATCATACCTGCCACCTAATCCCGTTTCCAATACAATAAAATCGCATTGACTCTCTTTAAAGCATAAAAAAGCTAATGCTGTTATTACTTCAAATTCTGTAGGGTGTTGTAAGCCATCAGCTAACATATCTTCTATCGCTGATTTTATAAGGTTAATGCACGCTACAAGTTCTTTTTTGTCTATTTCATACCCGTTCACCTGAATCATTTCTTGAAAATCCGATATTGCCGGTGACGTATATGTACCTGTTTTATAACCTGATTGTATCAAGATAGATGTAATATAAGAGGTTACAGAACCTTTTCCATTGGTACCAGCTATATGAATTACATGTATATTGTCTTGAGGGTTTCCTAGGTATTCCAGTAGTGCTTTCATTCTATCTAAACCAAGACTAGAGCCATACTGCCCTAAGTCCTTTATATATTTTATGGCCTGTTTATCATTCATGCATATATCCTCCCCGCGTCATCATATCTTCTTTATTATAGTTAATCTTGCTATTACTTTCAACAACTTATTCAATGGACAAGAATGAGCTATCTTTCAATGATCATTATATTAACTCATCATTATTTTTCTTACATAATATGGTATACTATAAGAAATAGGATGTATAACGAGTTGATGCCCATATTTATCTAAAAAAAGTTGAATTCATCCAATAATACCGAGTTAAAGGAGATATTATCATGATTAAAACAGCAGTTATAACCATCAGTGACAAAGGCTCTCGCGGTGAACGAGAAGATGGTACAGGTCCTGCGCTTAGGCACTTATTAGAAAAGCATGGCTATCAGATTGACTATTATAAGATGATTCCAGATGAACAAGATTTGATTGAGAAAGAATTAATTCATTTATGTGATATGTTTACATTAGACCTGATTATAACCAATGGCGGTACAGGTTTTTCCAAACGGGATGTAACACCAGAAGCTACACGTAACATTATTGAAAAACATGTGCCTGGCATATCCGAGACCATGCGTATGAAATCACTAGCTATTACACCTAAGGCCATGCTATCTCGAGGCATTTCTGGCATAAGAAAAAATACGCTGATTATCAACCTTCCAGGTAGTCCAAAAGCAGCAGTAGAGAATTTGGCATTTGTTATCCCTGCTTTAGAACATGGTATTGACATTTTAAAAGGTACAGCGTCTGAATGTGCTGTCGAACCAAAATAGTGGCTGACTATTCCTTTTCATCCATGATGAATCCATACTGCTTTAGTATATCTTGACCTTCTTTAGAGAGTATAAACTGATAGAACCGTTCTGTTTCATCTTTTATGGTGTCTTTTTTTATTATACCTGCATAATAATGACTTAATACATTGTACTGATCTTCAATTTCAAAATGCTCAACATTAGCGCGCACAGCATCCGTCATATCTGTCATATAAACAAACCCTGCATCTCCTTCATTAAGGTTGATTTTAGTTACGATTCTTTTGACATTGGTTTCTTGGGAGACGACATTTTCTAGAACTTTCTCAGAGAAGTCAGGCCCATATTTTTCGTCTAATTTATTCAGGACTTCCAGAGTATACTTACCGATGGGAACATCTTTATTGCCAATGATAATTTTCAAATCGGGTTGGGTTAAATCCTCTATGGTGTGAATGGTTTGATTATCTTTATGTTTTATCACACACAGCTTGTTCTTGGCAAATGCTTCACCTTCCTGAATAAAACCCTTCTGATTAAGTTCATCATAATACTTAAAATTAGCGGATAAGAATAAGTCCACATCTGCACCCTCTTCTACCTGCATTTTTAAGGTATTGGTACCAGCATAATTCAAGTTAATCTTAACATCTGTATGACTTTTAGTATAATGCTTTACCATCTCATCTATCACTTGCGTAAGGGAGGCTGCTGCGGATACATGAATGTCCGTTGTTTTGTTATGGGTACAACCAGCAGCTGTTATCATTAGGATGATGCTGCCTAGAATAAACCCCTTAACATACTTCCATGGTATCACCATTATGGATTATACCTCCTTGCAGAACACGAGCAAATATACCTAATTTTGGCATGATGCATTCACCCATCTTTTGATATATCTGGCAGTGATGATGGCACTCTTTTCCGATTTGTGTTACTTCCAGGATAACCTCATTGCATTTTAATTGTGTTCCAATGGGCAGTTCATTAAGAATAATCCCTTGTACCACTAAGTTCTCTCCAAACGCACCATGATCAATCTCGGCTCCTCTTTCTTTAAATTGCTGGATCTCTTCATAAGACAATAGACTTACTTGACGATGCCACTTTCCTGCGTGAGCATCACCCTTAATACCAAAATCCTTGATTAAGTGAATGGTATTCACATTATATTTTTGGGTACCTTTTTTCTCACTTATGCATACAGCCATTATTTTACCCTTCACCCTTACCCTCCTATTTGAAACATACTTTTTTTCTCTACATTGCTCGTCAGCTTATCATGAAAACCATGATCCTTAGGTTTTTGATCAATTTCATGGGCTATCATGGTCATAAGTTCATCTTCACTTATTCCCTTATCTAAATATGGCTTTAAATGGATGCCTTGATTATAGTGCAAACATGTTTTTAAAAAACCGCTGGAAGTTAACCGTATACGATTACATGAAAAACAGAACTTATTGCTTATAGCACTAATGAAACCGATGGCTCCCGAAAAACCTTCCAATGCATAATATTTGGCTGGTCCATTGCCTAACTTTTTATCAATGGGTTGCAACGTGCCAAAATTTTCTTGTATCATTGCTTGAATTTCACCACTGGTCACAGGTGTAAACATTGTTCCATGTCCGATTGGCATCAGCTCTATAAAGCGTAGAATGATAGACTTCTTTATAGCAAATGCTACAATCGGTATAATTTGATTCATGTTTAACTCCCTAATGGGAACAACATTAAGCTTTATAGGTATTGAGGCTTCTATAGCTTTGTTTATACCTCTCATTACTCTGTCATAAGCATCTACCGTTGTTATTTGATTAAAGTGTTGAGCATTACACGTATCTAAACTAATATTTAAACCATCAATTTTAGCCTCTACTAAATCATCTACTATTTGTTCTAAGTAATAACCATTGGTTGTGGCTGTAACACTTTGTATACCATCCATTTCCTTAATTGCTTTAATGAGTGGTATCACACCTTTTCTGGCAAAAGGCTCTCCCCCTGTTATTTTAACTTTCGTTATGCCTACTTTAACAAGAGCCCTGCATATCTTGATGATATCGTCAAAGCTTAATAAATCTTCCTGTTGGACATACTTAGCGCCACCAGGAGGCATACAATAGACACATTTGAAATTGCAACGGTCTGTGACGGAGATTCTTATATAATCGATATGGCGATTGTATGCATCTAACATGATTAGTCACCTGTACTTTCTATCGTAAACTTACTGCATACTAAGATACATTAGCATGAATGCTTTAATTAAGAGCCATTGTATGCATTATAAGGTCTCATTTCTATCTTCAAAGACAATTATTTTCTCCTGGTTAATGCAGACAGTAATCCTATCGTGTAAATAAATCCCATGGGTACGCACCACGTAATCCGGTAAATTCATAAAAACATGGTCGGATAAATCATTTACTTTGATAGCTAGAAGAAACCCATTATAGGTTCTTTTTATGTCCATTATTTTACCATGAAAAAGGTTCAGCCGTTGATCGGATTCGATTCGATGTTTTTTAACATACAACACATCCATTGACTTAATGCCTAGCTTTATTTCTTTACCCACGTCAATTTCTTGATTAACATGCAATTGTATACCATGGATATCCACACAGGATACACCATCTATATAGTCTATGACACGACCATCCCATATATTTTTCATACCTAAGAATTGAGCTGTCTTTATTTGCTTTGGGGTGTTAAATATCTGGCTTGTGGTTCCTTCTTCCACAATATGTCCCTCATTCATAATGATAACCCGATCACCTATATCATATCCTTCTTCTAAGTCATGGGTAACAAAAATAATGGGTACCTTTAGGTCTTGTTTTATTTTTATGAGTTGTTCTCTTAAGGCTATCCGAAGCGGATTATCAAGGGCGCTAAAAGGTTCGTCAAATAGCAATAAACTTGGTCTGGACATAAGCGCTCGAATAATTGAAACCCTTTGTTGCTGCCCTCCTGAAAGTTCTCCGGGTCTTTTATCTACATCCTCATTTAATTGGAATATGGTTAAAAGTCTTTCTAATTCATCCCTATAAGCCCTGCTTTTTCTATTTTTTACACCGTAAATAAGATTCTCAAAAATGGTTAAATGAGGAAATAGATTACTTTTTTGCTGGATATAGCCAATGTTTCTCTGATGTATAGGTACATGGGTATTGGTTTTGGTATCCACAAGTAAGGTATTATCTTGTTTTACAGACCCTTCGTCCAGATGAACAACACCGGTAATTACATTCAATAAGGTAGACTTTCCACAGCCTGACGGACCTAGAATGACCAGTGTTTCATCATCTGCAACAGAAAAAGATACATGGAGTGCAAATGCTTGATAAGTTTTTTTTAACTGAAATGTATACATGTTTATCGCCTTTTTCGGGTTATTATAATAATGAACAATGATAGAAGAATCATCATAAGGGATAAAAATAAGGCTACTTGAATATCGGATTCCATAGCCGTGTAAATGGCTAGAGGTAATGTTTGGGTGACACCTTTTATATTACCAGCAAACATAATAGTGGCTCCAAATTCACCAATACCACGAGCCCATGCCATGATAAGTCCTGTACCTATGCTCCCCTTTGCTAAAGGATAGGTAATTTTATAAAAAACTTTCAAAGGTGAATCCCCTAAGGTTAAGGCTGTTACTTCAAGCCCTTTATCCACCTTCAAAAACCCTTCTGAAACCGTATTAATAAATATGGGTAAGCCTACAAAGATGTAGATCATGATAACAGCTGTTTTTGAGAAAGTCATATTAATCCCTATTGATGCAAGCAAACGGCCTATAACACCATTTCTACCAAAAGTCATCAATAGCATAAGACCCGTTACAGCAGGCGGCAAAACAAGGGGAATACTGATGAGCATATCCATATAGCGTTTAAATGGAAACGTATATCTTGCCATCACATAAGCTGTTGGTAAGCCTAGTATAAAAATGATAATGAGAGCTATAAAACTGCACCATGCACTTACACCAATAGCAGATAGTATAAAATCCCATTCCATGTTTCTAAAAAGACGTATAAAATCAAGCTTCACAAATGCTAACATGGGTATAAAAATCAAGCACACAGCTACTAAATAGGATATAATCAGTAATCCTTTTCGTCTATTCATGTATCAAATCGCCACTTTTCCCACCACTTTTTTTTATGAGACGAACATGATTAATGGTCATCTTTTTATCCATACTCTTACACATATCATAAATCGTGAGAAGAGCCACATTAACACCTGTTAATGCTTCCATCTCAACCCCTGTCTTACCATCAACCCTCACTTCACACTCTGCTGTCACCTTACCGTCTTGTTCGTGAACAACGAAATCTATTCTTGATTTTGTAATGAGTAAAGGATGACACATGGGAATTAGGCTGCTGGTCTTTTTCGTTGCCATGATACCTGCAACCCTTGCTACGGTCAGCACATCACCTTTTTTGGCGGTTTTTTTCTGTATGGCATGAATGACCTGAGCATTCACATAAATATCCCCTCTTGCAATCGCTATTCGATGAGAAATGGCTTTATCACTTACATTCACCATCACAGCATTACCATTATTATCAAAATGCGTTAATCCTTTTGTCATGGCTATTCTCCTTCCATTAAGAACATGGCTGGCTTATATACTGCCCTTCCCAAAACTACAGTTAGGATAGACACAGGTGTCACATGTTAGACATAAGCCTCCGTGCCCTAATCCTACTAGATATTGCTTCGTAATCATATCACCTGCTAGTACTCTTGGAAGGACAAGATCAAAGATGGTTGTTTTTGCATACATGACGCAACCTGGCAATCCAATAATCGGTATCTGGTTATAATAACTCATTAAAAACATGGCTCCTGGTAACACAGGCGCACCATAACTGATGATATCTGCACCTGTCTGTTTAATGGCTGCTGGTGTCCGATCATCAGGGTCCACACTCATGCCACCAGTGGTTAAGACCATATCTACACCTTGCTCAATAAACGACATAATGGCGTCTGTGATGTTTTTTTTATCATCATCCACAATAACTTGTTCAACATCCGTTATACCATATTGACTTAGTTTTTCCTTAAGCACTGGACCGAATGCATCTTTTATGCGTTTATAGTAGACTTCATTACCAGTGGTCACAATGCCTACTTTCATTTTCTTATAAGGGTTTAATGCCATAAGAGGCGTACCATTGGCTATGGCCACAGCTTCGTTTAATTGATCTTCTTTTATGACAAGAGGAATAACCCTTGTGGCTGCAACTTTATCCCCTTTTTTCACTGGAAAATAAGTATGCCTGGAAGCAATAATGATGTTACCCAGCTCGTTAATTTTATTTAAACGTTCCACGTCGACTTTGAATAAACCATCGCATTCAGCTATTATTGTTATTTTTCCTTCTTTAACTTCCGAGGGAGTCAGATACTCATTGGCACATATCTTATATAAAATCTCAGCCGCTTCATTTTCATGAAGATAGCCTTCCTTTTTCTCCCATACAAACAGATGGTCTTTTCCTATGGCTAACAATTCAGGGATGTCTTCTTTGGTGACAACATGTCCTTTTTTAAAAGCCACTCCTTTTACTTCTCCTCGAACAATCTTCGTTATATCATGACATAACACATGTCCCACGGCATTAATGGTTTTAATTGTTTTCATAGGGACCTCCATTTCTATATAAACATAACACAAGGCACTAAAATATAGACTCTTCATCTATATTAACAAATATTTGCTATAAACACTAGATTTTTTTATCAATATGACCAAATTTATAGGTCATCCCTTAATATTTACTACCACTATCCAATACTTCTATAGGCACTTCTTTAAAAAGTGGGCTGACAGATTGCCGATTGTGAATTCTCCTTATTGTCTCTGCGAATAAAGGTGCAACAGAAACAAGTTTTACTTTATCACAAGATTCAACATAAGGATTGTTCACTGAATCCGTTGAAATAAGCATTTCAATGGGACTGTTCTCTAATTTTTCTACACCTTTTTCATTTAATAAGATATGGGATAAGCATGCAATTATTTTCTTGGCCCCTCTGTTTTTAAGTTCAATGGCAAGGTCTACTAATGTCCCACCCGATATACTAAAATCATCTACAATGAGTGCATTTTTTCCTTTTACTTCACCCACAATCTCAATGATCTTCGCATTTTCAGAATGGTCTTCTCTCTCTTTGTCCCCAATGGCTACAGGTAACTTAAGGTACCTTGCAAATTTACGAGCTTCTTTTGCGAAGCCTGAGTCGGGAGCAACAACAACTAAGTCATCCATCTGTAAAGACTTGATGTATTCACATAATATAGGTAGAGCAAACAAGTGATCTACTGGTTTCTTGAAAAAACCCTGAATTTGGGGGCTATGTAAGTCCATGGTAACCACTCGATCAGCTCCTGCTACTTCAATACAATCTGCGCAAACCCTCCCACGTATGGAAACTCTTGGTTCATCTTTTTTATCCCCTTTTGCATAAGAGTAATAGGGCATAATGACGGTTACAGAATTAGCACTAGCCCGCTTAAAAGCATCAATCCAGAAAAGAATCTCTGCAAACTCATCATTTGGCTTAAGGCCAATGGATTGTACAAGATAAACATCTTTATCACGAACGGTTTCTTCCACTTTTACATAGGTATTCCCCTCACTAAATGTAATGACCTTAGACTGACCTAATTCTGATCCTAGATAGTCACAAATCCTAATAGCAAAATCTCTTCCAGAACTTCCAGCGAATACTTTGATGCCATTTTGATTACTCATATAGACCCTCCTACTGACGTTATATCTTGAACAGTTACGTTTAATTTTACACCCTCATTATACAGTATGTTCAATAATTTATCATCTTAATTTTAAATTATTTTATATACCATGATATGAAAGAAGATAGTAAGCTGTATGTGATGGATACAGCTACTATCTTTTGTCCTAAGCTACTTAGCTATTTTTATCTTAACAATATCTTTACTGCTTGCGGTCTGTCCACCTATGGGTTCTTGACTAATCACTTCACCACTGTTATAAGATGGATCGTTTACCATTTCAAAAACGATGTTTAGCTGCTGTTCTTCTGCCATGGCTTCTATTTCACTTAGAGAATATCCTGAAAAATCAGGTATCGTATAGAGTAACCCCAGGGACACATACACGTCAATGGTAGTTTCCATGGGCGCATTGGGTTGGTTGTAGATATCCTGTGCCATGATGATACCATAATCCAACGTTGGATGGTGTACTTCTGTTATATTCAGGGTAATAGCTGCCCCTTTTGTATTTTCAGATTTCACCCATTCTTCCATTGCCACAATGGACTTATCAATAAATCTGGGGATGTTGATTGTATCACCTAAAGAATAGGTCACAACAACATTGGTCCCTTTCCCAACTGCTGTTCCCACTTCAATGGATTGGGTTAAGAAATCACCAGCATCCGTATTGGGTGCATAGACTTCTCTTACTTCTACATTCAGGTCACTCATTTCCGAGTAATTCTTAGCGGCTGTCTTTGTCATATCGCCAAAGGATGGTACCGTTAATCCTGAAGAAATGGTTACATGGATTTCTGAAGATAAGTCAACGGTGTCATTGACAACGCTCTGGGACATAATTTTACCATACTCATAGCTTGTATTTGCTTGCTTCGTCATGGCTAATTGAACAGACGCACCTTTTTCATTTTCATCATCAACCCAAGTCTCTATCTCATCCCATGTCCCATGAACAAAACTTGGGACTTGAACACGTGACCCTAGCGAATAGATTAGATTGATTTCAGTATCTTCTTCCACTTTCTCATGAGCTGTAATGGATTGGCTTATGAGTTTTCCCGTTTTTATCTGCTCATTATAGGCTTCAGTTATGGAAATTGAAAGGGATTCCTGCTCATAGTCATTGGCATCGGCTAAACGCATATGTGCAAAATCAGGTACGGTAATAGCCTTCCCCTTAGAGACCACAAATGACAATGTGTCATTGGATGTCATCCATTCCTCTGGCACAACACTTTGACTGATAATCCTATCCTTTTCATAGATTGTACTATACGCATACGTATGCTCATAGGCGATACCCTTGTTTTTTGCCCAGATATCTGCTTCTAAAAGTGTCTTGTTTAGAAAGCTTTCCATGGCTACTTCCGGCTCTTTTGGTCCACTTGATAGGGTAAAATGCAAACTTTCACTTACGTAAACTTCTTGCTCTGATTGCACATTCTGTGACATAACCACATCCTTTGGATAAATGTCGCTAGGTGCATAAGCCGTAGTATAAGTCATATGATTGGTTTTTGTCCAGATATCCACGTCGATAATGGACTTATTGTGGAAGTCTTCCATGATAATGG is drawn from Vallitalea pronyensis and contains these coding sequences:
- a CDS encoding PASTA domain-containing protein; the protein is MDNKQGKDIFRDGFSFDVEENAKDPNDGDTTPQDENVSPPSIDDTHHPSGESMIDDVTVSKDDTKDDTNEGIDYHTQENNLQSFIDENENDTSGNNFLSSVNQQAKASFEEEKFSYQKVNPYKKWLIQCLILGSAVIAIYFIVNQKTELIDFTNMAYDDVVAWSNGQGITLVTEEQYSNTVTEDRIISQNRGIGEKIKKDTTVKVVVSKGFDPYESLEVPGFDSSWTKTSIEKWIEQNGIINYTFTYVEDDIVPPNYLIDYVLIGATKESFVRISEIAFTMSYTETVESVVVPDFMKGQITDVDVWAKNNQVTYTYTYENSEIYHDGEVMNQSVKPGEEMSIDETFTCVLSSGIENEMITMENFLNQTIMDVDIWAKNNNIKYSYTYKIHPLYPKDAVFYQSVDAGEDVMEGSSVSFILSNGDNDTIIMEDFHNKSIIDVDIWTKTNHMTYTTAYAPSDIYPKDVVMSQNVQSEQEVYVSESLHFTLSSGPKEPEVAMESFLNKTLLEADIWAKNKGIAYEHTYAYSTIYEKDRIISQSVVPEEWMTSNDTLSFVVSKGKAITVPDFAHMRLADANDYEQESLSISITEAYNEQIKTGKLISQSITAHEKVEEDTEINLIYSLGSRVQVPSFVHGTWDEIETWVDDENEKGASVQLAMTKQANTSYEYGKIMSQSVVNDTVDLSSEIHVTISSGLTVPSFGDMTKTAAKNYSEMSDLNVEVREVYAPNTDAGDFLTQSIEVGTAVGKGTNVVVTYSLGDTINIPRFIDKSIVAMEEWVKSENTKGAAITLNITEVHHPTLDYGIIMAQDIYNQPNAPMETTIDVYVSLGLLYTIPDFSGYSLSEIEAMAEEQQLNIVFEMVNDPSYNSGEVISQEPIGGQTASSKDIVKIKIAK